From the genome of Fusarium keratoplasticum isolate Fu6.1 chromosome 11, whole genome shotgun sequence, one region includes:
- a CDS encoding Pectinesterase → MFTSSLLLVSSLVAGAFAAARTEAPSGAIVVGEGGDFSSIQEAVNSVSGSDSVIFVKPGTYEEQVLIPESAGALTIYGYTEDDQDYSKNQVTLTHSLGADEAGNNDSSGTLRAKNNGLKMYNINVANSRGKGVQAIALSAYGDEQGYYGCQFTGYQDTILTNKGKHYFHASYIEGATDFIFGQESVAWFEQCDIGVVAKGYITANGRDSAENPSYYVINKSVVKAAGAGDGETYLGRPWREFARVVFQNTELGSVVNSAGWLPWGDNPTNNVEYGEFGNTGAGASGDRASFSKQLSAAVSIDEILGSTSWIDSSYVSGTGSSEQPSTGDSSPETEEPAAAAPTTAAEAVEPVVDEQTSAAAAAPTGADEAVSPAPVEATSAQEVADPVVTQPADNDNGGNNNGNDWWNGAQPTWNWGGFFPQMDKQNPTTLQTLVRQTEAAEVNTVEPEINTPVAEAPVEAPTEAVEVAEPAASASAVPASSDDDCSGTPDGFASLNGGTTGGKGGEVVIVSTQEDLEKYAGSEGKYVIKVKGTITITPKGKEVEVKSDKTIVGIGADAEINEGGFIVKSQRNIIFRNLKIGNTYVEGDEEGKTQDFDGIQMDTCENIWIDHVHLEKGGDGLIDSRKDTTFLTVSWTILRNHNKAFGIGWTDNVVTEMTIHHNYFDSTTQRNPSVDNVKHAHLYNNYLVGQTSYGHYARGSTEMRLENCYFENVKNPITADSTAKLNQSGSVFKSTKGTTAKNTGDVFDPKEFYDYTADAAEDVPKIVGEGAGRQASICPA, encoded by the exons ATGTtcacctcttctctccttctcgtgTCATCTCTGGTGGCCGGCGCTTTTGCCGCCGCCCGAACCGAAGCCCCCAGTGGTGCCATCGTTGTTGGTGAAGGTGGCGATTTCTCTTCCATTCAGGAAGCCGTCAATTCCGTCTCCGGCTCCGACTCTGTCATCTTCGTTAAGCCTGGAACCTATGAGGAGCAGGTTCTCATTCCCGAATCTGCTGGGGCTCTTACCATCTACGGATACACCGAGGATGACCAGGATTACTCCAAGAACCAGGTCACTCTCACTCACAGCCTCGGAGCTGACGAGGCTGGAAACAACGACTCATCCGGCACTCTTCGGGCCAAGAACAACGGCCTCAAGATGTACAACATCAACGTCGCCAACTCGCGAGGCAAGGGTGTCCAGGCCATCGCCCTGAGCGCCTACGGAGATGAGCAGGGTTACTACGGCTGCCAGTTCACTGGTTACCAGGACACCATTTTGACAAACAAGGGCAAGCACTATTTCCACGCCAGTTACATTGAGGGTGCTACCGACTTCATCTTTGGCCAAGAGTCCGTTGCTTGGTTTGAGCAATGTGATATCGGAGTCGTCGCGAAGGGTTACATCACCGCCAACGGTCGTGACAGCGCGGAGAACCCTTCCTACTACGTCATCAACAAGTCAGTTGTTAAGGCTGCTGGTGCCGGAGATGGCGAGACCTACCTCGGTCGTCCGTGGCGAGAGTTTGCCCGCGTTGTCTTCCAGAACACCGAACTCGGCAGCGTCGTCAACTCTGCTGGTTGGCTTCCATGGGGTGACAACCCTACCAACAACGTCGAGTACGGAGAGTTCGGAAACACTGGCGCCGGTGCCAGCGGTGACCgtgccagcttctccaagcaGTTGAGCGCTGCTGTTTCCATTGACGAGATCCTGGGTTCCACCTCTTGGATTGACTCCAGCTATGTCAGCGGCACTGGCTCCTCTGAGCAGCCCAGCACTGGCGATTCCTCTCCTGAGACCGaggagcctgctgctgctgcccccACTACTGCTGCGGAGGCTGTTGAGCCCGTCGTTGACGAGCAGACcagcgctgctgctgctgcccctACTGGCGCCGATGAGGCTGTCAGCCCTGCTCCCGTTGAGGCCACCTCTGCTCAAGAGGTTGCCGATCCCGTTGTGACCCAGCCAGCTGACAATGACAACGGCGGCAACAACAATGGAAACGACTGGTGGAACGGTGCTCAGCCTACCTGGAACTGGGGTGGCTTCTTCCCTCAGATGGACAAGCAGAACCCTACCACTCTCCAGACTCTTGTTCGCCAGACCGAGGCCGCTGAGGTCAACACTGTGGAGCCTGAGATCAACACTCCCGTCGCTGAAGCTCCCGTTGAGGCTCCTACCGAGGCTGTAGAGGTCGCTGAGCctgctgcctctgcttctgctgttCCCGCCTCTTCCGACGATGACTGCAGCGGTACCCCCGATGGCTTCGCTTCCCTGAACGGAGGAACCACTGGTGGCAAGGGCGGAGAAGTCGTCATTGTTTCCACCcaggaggatcttgagaaGTATGCTGGCTCGGAAGGCAAGTacgtcatcaaggtcaagggaaccatcaccatcacccccaagggcaaggaggtcgaggtcaagTCTGACAAGACTATTGTCGGTATCGGTGCCGACGCCGAGATCAACGAGGGTGGCTTTATTGTCAAGAGCCAGCGCAACATCATTTTCCGAAACCTCAAGATCGGCAACACCTACGTAGAGGGTGATGAGGAAGGCAAGACTCAGGACTTTGACGGTATTCAGATG GACACTTGCGAGAACATCTGGATTGACCACGTTCACCTCGAGaagggtggtgatggtctcaTTGACAGCCGAAAGGATACGACCTTCCTGACTGTCTCTTGGACCATTCTCCGCAACCACAACAAGGCCTTTGGCATTG GTTGGACCGACAACGTCGTCACGGAAATGACCATCCACCACAACTACTTCGACTCAACCACCCAGCGCAACCCCTCGGTCGACAACGTCAAGCACGCCCATCTCTACAACAACTATCTTGTCGGCCAGACATCATACGGCCACTACGCCCGCGGAAGCACCGAGATGCGCCTCGAGAACTGCTACTTCGAAAATGTCAAGAACCCCATCACGGCCGACAGCAccgccaagctcaaccagTCAGGCAGCGTCTTCAAGAGCACCAAGGGCACCACTGCCAAGAACACTGGCGATGTATTTGATCCCAAGGAGTTCTATGACTATactgctgatgctgctgaggaTGTTCCCAAGATTGTTGGTGAGGGCGCTGGCCGACAGGCAAGCATTTGCCCTGCTtaa